The following proteins come from a genomic window of Yinghuangia sp. ASG 101:
- a CDS encoding DUF6296 family protein encodes MTESFARYAITVPGREGPHSPATVVVVHRTEARGPGRLPVYEDDTGRFRVQIIGGVARPLADTDCHGQRCLQAFQMSSPDARGHSSPAL; translated from the coding sequence ATGACCGAGTCTTTCGCGCGCTATGCCATCACCGTCCCGGGCCGCGAAGGCCCGCACTCGCCTGCCACCGTGGTGGTCGTCCACCGGACCGAAGCGCGCGGCCCGGGCCGACTGCCGGTGTACGAGGACGACACAGGCCGTTTCCGCGTCCAGATCATCGGCGGCGTCGCCAGACCGCTCGCGGACACCGACTGCCACGGCCAGAGGTGCCTTCAGGCGTTCCAAATGTCCTCGCCGGACGCGCGGGGGCACTCCTCCCCCGCACTGTGA
- a CDS encoding protein-tyrosine phosphatase family protein: MTTSTWVRDEAGVLALPSGRLVRGRGLRNPLPEGAEPQFAVHLLGRRPPPVAWPSRWVTWPDFRLPRDRDDAADAFREAWRRAATERVEIACGGGVGRTGTALACLAVLDGVPAPDAVAYVREHYRRRAVETPWQRRYVAGFGG; encoded by the coding sequence GTGACAACCTCAACCTGGGTGCGTGACGAGGCCGGTGTTCTCGCGTTGCCCTCCGGGCGGCTCGTACGCGGCCGAGGGCTGCGCAATCCGCTGCCCGAGGGGGCGGAGCCGCAGTTCGCCGTCCACCTGCTCGGCAGGCGGCCGCCGCCGGTCGCGTGGCCGAGCCGCTGGGTCACCTGGCCGGACTTCCGCCTGCCGCGCGACCGCGACGACGCCGCCGACGCCTTCCGCGAGGCATGGCGGCGCGCCGCGACCGAGCGGGTCGAGATCGCGTGCGGCGGCGGCGTGGGGCGCACCGGTACGGCCCTGGCGTGCCTGGCGGTCCTCGACGGCGTTCCCGCGCCGGACGCGGTCGCGTACGTGCGCGAGCACTACCGCCGCCGGGCCGTCGAGACCCCGTGGCAGCGCCGCTACGTCGCCGGATTCGGCGGCTGA
- a CDS encoding ferritin-like domain-containing protein, with protein sequence MAEFLTDVEELRAKARREMSKGPVTEAYGADVRRVIDVLNVALATEVVCTLRYRQHHFAAKGLDGETVADEFLVHSNEEQEHSDKLAARIAQLGGKPDYDPATVATRAHSEYETSSDLTEMIRENLVAERIAIQSYTEIINWLGSGDPTTRRVFEDILSVEEEHADDMLNLLDKS encoded by the coding sequence ATGGCCGAATTCCTCACCGATGTCGAGGAACTGCGTGCGAAGGCCCGGCGCGAGATGAGCAAGGGCCCCGTCACCGAGGCGTACGGCGCCGATGTGCGGCGCGTGATCGACGTCCTCAACGTCGCGCTGGCCACCGAGGTGGTGTGCACGCTGCGCTACCGGCAGCACCATTTCGCCGCAAAGGGCCTGGACGGCGAGACGGTCGCCGACGAATTCCTCGTGCACTCCAACGAGGAGCAGGAGCACTCCGACAAACTCGCCGCCCGGATCGCGCAACTCGGCGGCAAGCCGGACTACGATCCGGCGACGGTCGCCACGCGCGCCCATTCGGAATACGAGACGTCGTCCGATCTCACCGAGATGATCCGCGAGAACCTGGTCGCCGAACGCATCGCGATCCAGTCGTACACCGAGATCATCAATTGGCTCGGCAGCGGCGACCCCACGACCCGGCGGGTTTTCGAGGACATTCTGTCCGTCGAGGAAGAACACGCGGACGACATGCTCAATCTGCTGGACAAGAGCTGA
- a CDS encoding calcium:proton antiporter, with protein sequence MTAAARRALTDWTFVAPILAAVILVLSWGKDLNYGVAAVVGAFLVAAVLAAVHHAEVVAERVGEPFGSLVLAVAVTVIEVALIVTLMVTGDENKTATLARDTVFAAVMITLNGIVGLSLLTAALRRRVATFNAEGSGGALATVATLATLSLVFPTFTTSEPGPRFSGSQLAFAAVASLGLYLLFVLVQTVRHRDDFLPVDADKNVIEGDLTETHGEAPSVRQAWRALVLLLVALIGVVGLAKVDSPAIEDGVKAAGFPHSAVGVVIALLVLLPETLAAVRSARRGRVQISLNLGYGSAMASIGLTIPVIALASIWLEGPLVLGLEPTQMVLLALSVVVGVLTVVPGRATLLQAGVHLALLSAFIFLALNP encoded by the coding sequence ATGACAGCTGCTGCCCGCCGAGCCCTCACCGACTGGACGTTCGTCGCTCCCATACTCGCCGCCGTGATCCTCGTCCTGAGCTGGGGAAAGGATCTGAACTACGGCGTGGCCGCCGTGGTCGGCGCCTTCCTCGTGGCGGCCGTGCTGGCGGCCGTGCACCACGCCGAGGTGGTCGCCGAGCGGGTGGGAGAACCCTTCGGGTCTCTGGTCCTGGCAGTAGCCGTCACCGTGATCGAAGTCGCACTCATCGTGACCCTGATGGTCACCGGCGACGAGAACAAGACCGCGACCCTGGCCCGCGACACCGTGTTCGCGGCCGTCATGATCACCCTCAACGGCATCGTTGGACTGTCGCTGCTGACCGCCGCGCTCCGGCGCCGCGTCGCGACGTTCAACGCGGAAGGCAGCGGCGGCGCCCTGGCGACCGTCGCGACACTCGCGACCCTCAGCCTGGTCTTCCCGACCTTCACCACCAGCGAGCCCGGCCCGAGGTTCTCCGGCAGCCAGCTCGCGTTCGCCGCCGTCGCCTCGCTGGGCCTGTACCTGTTGTTCGTGCTGGTGCAGACCGTCCGCCACCGCGACGACTTCCTCCCCGTGGACGCCGACAAGAACGTCATCGAAGGCGATCTCACCGAGACGCACGGCGAGGCACCGAGCGTCCGTCAGGCGTGGCGGGCGCTCGTCCTGCTGCTGGTCGCGCTGATCGGCGTGGTCGGCCTCGCGAAGGTGGACTCGCCCGCGATCGAGGACGGCGTCAAGGCGGCCGGCTTCCCGCACTCCGCGGTCGGCGTCGTCATCGCGCTGCTCGTGCTGCTCCCCGAGACCCTGGCGGCTGTCCGGTCGGCGCGGCGGGGCCGGGTGCAGATCAGCCTCAATCTCGGGTACGGGTCCGCGATGGCCAGCATCGGGCTCACCATCCCGGTGATCGCCCTCGCGTCGATCTGGCTCGAAGGTCCGCTCGTCCTCGGCCTGGAACCGACCCAGATGGTGCTTCTCGCGCTGTCGGTGGTGGTGGGCGTGCTCACGGTCGTGCCGGGACGCGCGACGCTGCTCCAGGCGGGCGTCCATCTGGCGCTCTTGTCGGCGTTCATCTTCCTCGCGCTGAACCCGTGA
- a CDS encoding DUF6479 family protein encodes METQMLAAQDLGAGVAAIVVVAAIIAGLLIWPVVRGVRLRRPPPPRSPRTEAWTSHDDTVSARREPNEMPHDGERRFPHELAGYGTLGSRPAARKRPEDDDEHGDEGRR; translated from the coding sequence ATGGAGACCCAAATGCTCGCGGCACAAGACCTGGGTGCCGGGGTCGCGGCCATCGTGGTCGTCGCGGCGATCATCGCGGGCCTGCTCATCTGGCCCGTCGTCCGCGGTGTCCGGCTGCGCCGGCCGCCACCGCCCCGGAGCCCGAGGACCGAGGCCTGGACGTCGCACGACGACACGGTCTCGGCACGGCGGGAACCCAACGAGATGCCGCACGACGGCGAACGCCGCTTCCCGCACGAACTGGCCGGCTACGGCACCTTGGGCTCGCGCCCGGCGGCGCGGAAGAGACCCGAAGACGACGACGAACACGGCGACGAGGGGCGGCGATAA
- a CDS encoding phytoene desaturase family protein, producing MVRSGGDFDAVIVGGGHNGLVAAAYLARAGRSVAVLESRSELGGAAVSSSPFPGVDVRLSRYAYLVSLLPRTIVDDLRLPVTLRRRRVGSYTPRGDTGFLVDATDPARTRAELTRFAGAAEADAWERWGAMTARLAARVFPTLTEPLRSAPEFRRVVDDERAWRAVFTAPLSEALEAEFADDTVRGVVATDALIGTFAPTDDPLLRPNRCFLYHVIGGGTGDWDVPVGGMGAVTGALATAARTAGAELRTGTTVTAITPDGEVTYTTADDELRVTARHILAAVAPATLRRLLSEAPDGPPPEGSQLKVNMVLTRLPRLRDTRADPHDAFAGTFHVNEGYGQLAAAWRAAASGRLPAPPPAEIYCHTLTDPTILGPAERARGVHTLTLFGLHMPARLFADDNAAARAAALRATFASLDAVLAEPVEDCLLRDADGRPCVEARTPVDLDHELGLPAGHIFHRDLAWPYATPDHEPGTWGVETAHERVLLCGAGAPRGGGVSGIPGHNAAMAVLGV from the coding sequence ATGGTCCGTTCGGGCGGCGACTTCGACGCCGTGATCGTCGGCGGCGGCCACAACGGCCTGGTCGCCGCCGCGTACCTCGCGCGCGCCGGGCGCTCCGTCGCGGTTTTGGAGAGCCGGAGCGAACTCGGCGGCGCGGCGGTGTCGAGCAGCCCGTTCCCCGGCGTCGACGTACGGCTGTCCCGCTACGCGTACCTGGTCAGCCTGTTGCCCCGCACGATCGTCGACGACCTGCGGCTGCCCGTCACCTTGCGCCGGCGGCGCGTCGGCTCGTACACACCGCGCGGTGACACGGGTTTCCTCGTCGACGCCACCGACCCGGCCCGCACGCGCGCCGAACTCACCCGCTTCGCCGGGGCGGCCGAGGCCGACGCGTGGGAACGCTGGGGAGCCATGACCGCGCGACTCGCCGCACGCGTGTTCCCCACCCTGACCGAACCACTGCGCTCGGCACCGGAGTTCCGCCGCGTCGTCGACGACGAGCGGGCATGGCGGGCGGTCTTCACCGCCCCGCTGTCCGAGGCACTGGAGGCCGAGTTCGCGGACGACACCGTCCGGGGTGTCGTCGCCACCGACGCCCTCATCGGCACCTTCGCCCCCACCGACGACCCGCTGCTGCGCCCGAACCGCTGCTTCCTCTACCACGTCATCGGCGGCGGCACCGGGGACTGGGACGTGCCGGTCGGAGGCATGGGAGCCGTGACCGGGGCGCTCGCCACGGCCGCCCGGACGGCCGGCGCCGAGCTGCGCACCGGTACGACGGTCACCGCGATCACCCCCGACGGGGAGGTCACGTACACCACCGCCGACGACGAACTCCGCGTCACCGCACGGCACATCCTCGCCGCGGTCGCCCCCGCCACGCTGCGGCGCCTGCTCAGCGAGGCCCCCGACGGCCCGCCGCCCGAGGGCTCACAGCTCAAGGTCAACATGGTGCTCACCCGGCTGCCCCGCCTCCGCGACACCCGCGCCGACCCGCACGACGCCTTCGCCGGGACGTTCCACGTCAACGAGGGGTACGGCCAACTCGCCGCCGCGTGGCGGGCCGCGGCGTCCGGGCGTCTCCCGGCGCCGCCGCCCGCCGAGATCTACTGCCACACCCTGACCGACCCCACGATCCTCGGCCCCGCCGAACGCGCCCGCGGCGTCCACACCCTCACGCTCTTCGGACTCCACATGCCCGCACGGCTGTTCGCCGACGACAACGCGGCGGCCCGCGCGGCGGCCCTGCGCGCCACCTTCGCGTCGCTCGACGCGGTCCTCGCCGAACCCGTCGAGGACTGCCTGCTGCGCGACGCCGACGGCCGCCCCTGCGTCGAGGCCCGCACCCCGGTCGACCTCGACCACGAACTCGGCCTGCCCGCCGGGCACATCTTCCACCGCGACCTGGCCTGGCCCTACGCGACACCCGACCACGAGCCCGGGACATGGGGTGTGGAGACCGCCCACGAGCGCGTGTTGCTGTGCGGCGCAGGCGCACCG
- a CDS encoding DUF5709 domain-containing protein, with translation MADQARGDDVYQPTGSGVDNPPDDALDMENALDERGLDATLDEGYSPPERPYAVEDYGTTQDEQAAGETLDRRLAREQPEARPDMGDDADDLADEEGEPWTDGEAGDARTGRLAEDDDPLATRGNRTLGRDVGIDGGAASAEEAAVHTIDDEG, from the coding sequence ATGGCGGACCAGGCACGGGGCGACGACGTCTACCAGCCCACCGGATCCGGTGTCGACAACCCTCCCGACGACGCGCTCGACATGGAGAACGCCCTGGACGAGAGGGGACTGGACGCCACTCTGGACGAGGGCTACTCCCCGCCGGAACGCCCGTACGCGGTCGAGGACTACGGCACGACCCAGGACGAACAGGCCGCCGGCGAAACGCTGGACCGGCGACTGGCCCGCGAACAGCCCGAGGCACGGCCCGACATGGGCGACGACGCCGACGATCTCGCGGACGAGGAAGGCGAGCCCTGGACCGACGGTGAGGCCGGCGACGCCCGAACGGGCCGGCTGGCCGAGGACGACGACCCGCTCGCGACCCGCGGCAACCGCACCCTCGGGCGCGACGTGGGCATCGACGGCGGCGCGGCTTCCGCGGAGGAGGCGGCCGTCCACACGATCGACGACGAAGGGTGA
- a CDS encoding CBS domain-containing protein, whose product MTQTVRELMTEEPVTVELRASVTEAARRMRDEGIGDVLVTDDGELRGMLTDRDLVVRGLAEGRDPDATTVHALCSDDVVSVAPDAAVDHAIYLMSTKALRRLPVVEDGRPIGVVSLGDLAMERDPTSALADISAATPNK is encoded by the coding sequence ATGACCCAGACGGTCCGAGAACTGATGACCGAGGAACCGGTCACCGTCGAACTGCGGGCGTCGGTCACCGAGGCGGCGCGGCGGATGCGGGACGAGGGCATCGGGGACGTCCTGGTCACCGACGACGGCGAACTGCGCGGCATGCTGACCGACCGGGACCTCGTGGTCCGCGGCCTCGCCGAGGGCAGGGACCCGGACGCCACGACCGTGCACGCGCTGTGCAGCGACGACGTGGTCTCCGTCGCCCCCGACGCCGCCGTCGACCACGCGATCTACCTGATGAGCACCAAGGCCCTGCGCAGACTCCCGGTGGTCGAGGACGGCCGCCCGATCGGCGTGGTCTCCCTGGGCGACCTCGCCATGGAACGCGACCCCACCTCGGCCCTCGCCGACATCAGCGCGGCGACCCCGAACAAATAA
- a CDS encoding VOC family protein: MFTNSKAFSGFAVRDVAAAADFYGRVLGLDVAQDGGLLRLNLPGGAAVLVYPKPDHVPATFTILNFPVDDIDAAVDELTARGVAMLKYDAFPADEKGVSRQSGGPPIAWFTDPSGNVLAVLEVK; this comes from the coding sequence ATGTTCACGAACAGCAAGGCATTCAGCGGCTTCGCCGTCCGGGACGTCGCGGCGGCGGCGGACTTCTACGGGCGCGTCCTCGGCCTGGACGTCGCCCAGGACGGCGGCCTCCTGCGCCTCAACCTCCCCGGCGGCGCGGCCGTCCTCGTGTACCCGAAGCCCGACCACGTGCCCGCGACGTTCACGATCCTCAACTTCCCGGTGGACGACATCGACGCCGCGGTGGACGAACTGACCGCCCGCGGCGTCGCCATGCTGAAGTACGACGCGTTCCCCGCCGACGAGAAGGGCGTCTCGCGGCAGAGCGGGGGCCCGCCGATCGCGTGGTTCACGGACCCGTCCGGCAACGTCCTGGCCGTACTCGAGGTGAAGTGA
- a CDS encoding HGxxPAAW family protein, which produces MRRHTNPRTETAQDAARSGVARTTGGGAVDTARGGDRAGAPARDGRSASHGTHGSSPAAWTGVVVILVGLCVAGGGMIADLPWLFWTGLGIAVLGVVAGKLLSVTGYGLTPGYHQEGDVDLRDRVFGEGGHESEPRIPGDPHEWRGVSDDGQDVVGREGRTGGSRGGDRDDGRGH; this is translated from the coding sequence ATGCGTCGGCACACGAACCCGCGGACGGAAACGGCTCAGGACGCGGCGCGCTCCGGCGTCGCGCGCACCACCGGCGGCGGCGCGGTGGACACCGCGCGCGGGGGAGACCGGGCCGGAGCGCCGGCGCGGGACGGCAGGTCGGCCTCACACGGGACGCACGGCTCGTCCCCGGCGGCGTGGACCGGCGTCGTGGTGATCCTGGTCGGGCTGTGCGTCGCGGGCGGCGGCATGATCGCCGACCTGCCCTGGCTCTTCTGGACCGGCCTCGGCATAGCCGTCCTCGGCGTCGTGGCCGGAAAGTTGCTCTCCGTGACCGGATACGGTCTGACGCCCGGCTATCACCAGGAGGGCGACGTCGACCTCCGGGACCGCGTCTTCGGCGAGGGCGGCCACGAATCCGAGCCGCGGATCCCCGGTGACCCGCATGAATGGCGCGGTGTGTCGGACGACGGCCAAGACGTCGTCGGGCGTGAGGGACGTACCGGCGGCAGCCGCGGGGGCGACCGCGACGACGGGCGCGGACACTGA
- a CDS encoding transketolase has protein sequence MADRSSPGAALLAGPRELGELARELRIDAVRAADAAGSGHPTSSLSAADLMAVLLGRYLRYDFDDPAHPGNDHLIFSKGHATPLLYAMYRAVGAVTDAELMSFRQAGSRLEGHPTPRLPWVDFATGSLGQGLPLGSGLAWATRRLEDGPARVWVLSGDGETAEGSVWEAAEFAGYHRLDNLTLIVDVNRLGQRGPTRHGWDLDAYATRFNAFGWHTRTVDGHDTAAIDDAYANALDTRGRPTVIIARTLKGKGVPEVENREGAHGKPVPHADLAIAALGGEPKERVGAHPRPPHDASRTRPARASGTRAPEFEVGGEVATRKAFGEALAALGTARGDIVALDGEVGDSTGLQTFADRHPDRFLECYIAEQQLIASATAVQTRGWVPFASTFAAFLTRAHDFLRMAAIGQADLCVVGSHSGTSIGQDGPSQMGLEDLAMFRALYGSTVLYPCDANQTAKLVATMASGSGIRYLRTTRGATPVIYPADEEFPVGGSKLLRGGPDDRVTLVAAGITVHEALTAADRLAGQGVAVRVLDLYSVKPVDADALREAAATTGCLISVEDHHPEGGLGDAVAEAFADTDPTASARRARVPMPRLIRLAVRHMPASATPSEQLRAARIDADAIEAAVLGALEAEA, from the coding sequence ATGGCCGACCGTTCCTCCCCGGGTGCCGCCCTGCTGGCCGGGCCGCGCGAACTCGGTGAACTCGCCCGTGAGCTGCGCATCGACGCGGTCCGCGCGGCGGACGCCGCCGGTTCCGGCCACCCCACCTCGTCGCTGTCCGCGGCCGACCTCATGGCCGTGCTGCTCGGCCGGTACCTGCGCTACGACTTCGACGACCCCGCGCACCCCGGCAACGACCACCTGATCTTCTCGAAGGGCCACGCCACCCCCCTGCTGTACGCGATGTACCGCGCGGTCGGCGCCGTCACCGACGCCGAGCTGATGTCGTTCCGCCAGGCGGGCAGCCGCCTCGAAGGGCATCCGACGCCCCGCCTCCCGTGGGTCGACTTCGCGACCGGCTCCCTCGGCCAGGGCCTGCCGCTCGGCTCCGGGCTCGCGTGGGCCACCCGCCGCCTCGAGGACGGCCCCGCGCGCGTGTGGGTGCTGAGCGGCGACGGCGAGACCGCGGAGGGCTCGGTCTGGGAGGCCGCGGAGTTCGCCGGCTACCACCGGCTCGACAACCTGACCCTGATCGTCGACGTCAACCGGCTCGGACAGCGCGGCCCGACCCGGCACGGCTGGGACCTGGACGCCTACGCGACGCGCTTCAACGCCTTCGGCTGGCACACCCGGACCGTCGACGGCCACGACACCGCCGCGATCGACGACGCGTACGCCAACGCGCTCGACACCCGGGGCCGCCCCACCGTGATCATCGCCCGCACGCTGAAGGGCAAGGGCGTTCCCGAGGTCGAGAACCGCGAGGGCGCGCACGGCAAACCCGTCCCGCACGCGGACCTCGCGATCGCCGCGCTGGGCGGCGAGCCGAAGGAGCGCGTCGGCGCCCACCCGCGCCCGCCCCACGACGCCTCCCGCACGCGGCCCGCGCGGGCCTCCGGCACGCGGGCCCCGGAGTTCGAGGTGGGCGGTGAGGTGGCCACCCGCAAGGCGTTCGGCGAAGCGCTCGCCGCGCTCGGCACCGCGCGCGGCGACATCGTCGCGCTGGACGGCGAGGTCGGCGACTCGACGGGCCTCCAGACCTTCGCCGACCGGCATCCCGACCGCTTCCTGGAGTGCTACATCGCCGAACAGCAGCTCATCGCGTCGGCGACCGCGGTGCAGACGCGCGGCTGGGTGCCGTTCGCGTCCACGTTCGCGGCGTTCCTGACGCGGGCGCACGACTTCCTGCGCATGGCCGCGATCGGACAGGCCGACCTGTGCGTCGTCGGATCGCACTCGGGCACGTCGATCGGCCAGGACGGGCCGTCCCAGATGGGCCTCGAAGACCTGGCGATGTTCCGGGCCCTGTACGGCAGCACCGTGCTGTACCCGTGCGACGCCAACCAGACCGCCAAGCTCGTCGCCACGATGGCCTCGGGGTCCGGGATCCGCTACCTGCGCACCACGCGCGGCGCGACACCGGTGATCTACCCGGCCGACGAGGAGTTCCCGGTCGGCGGCAGCAAACTGCTGCGCGGCGGGCCCGACGACCGGGTCACGCTCGTCGCCGCCGGGATCACCGTGCACGAAGCCCTCACGGCCGCCGACCGGCTGGCCGGCCAGGGCGTCGCGGTGCGCGTCCTCGACCTCTACTCCGTCAAACCCGTCGACGCCGACGCCCTGCGCGAGGCCGCCGCGACCACCGGGTGCCTGATCAGCGTCGAGGACCACCACCCCGAGGGCGGCCTCGGCGACGCGGTGGCCGAGGCGTTCGCCGACACCGACCCGACCGCCTCCGCACGGCGGGCCCGCGTCCCCATGCCGCGCCTGATCCGCCTCGCGGTCCGCCACATGCCCGCGTCGGCGACCCCGAGCGAACAGCTCCGGGCCGCCCGGATCGACGCCGACGCGATCGAGGCCGCGGTCCTCGGCGCACTCGAGGCGGAGGCCTAG
- a CDS encoding type 1 glutamine amidotransferase domain-containing protein codes for MTAELDGLKVAFLVAPEGFEQVEFTSPWEAVEKAGGDPALVSTSRGKAQAFRHLDRGDTFPVDAVVDDVTADNFDALVLPGGVANPDVLRTDPRAVAFTKSFFDQGKPVAVICHGPWTLVEAGVLSGRSITSWPSLATDIRNAGADWRDEEVVVDSAGPNTLISSRKPDDLPAFDAAVVRHFAAA; via the coding sequence ATGACTGCCGAACTCGACGGACTCAAGGTCGCTTTCCTTGTCGCCCCCGAGGGATTCGAGCAGGTCGAATTCACGTCGCCTTGGGAGGCGGTCGAGAAGGCCGGCGGCGATCCTGCGCTGGTCTCCACGTCACGCGGGAAAGCCCAGGCGTTCCGGCATCTGGACCGCGGCGACACGTTCCCCGTGGACGCCGTCGTCGACGACGTCACCGCCGACAATTTCGACGCGCTCGTGCTGCCCGGAGGCGTGGCGAATCCCGACGTCCTGCGTACCGACCCCCGGGCGGTGGCCTTCACCAAATCGTTCTTCGACCAGGGCAAGCCGGTGGCGGTCATCTGCCACGGGCCGTGGACGCTCGTGGAGGCCGGGGTCCTGTCCGGCCGGAGCATCACGTCGTGGCCCAGCCTGGCCACCGACATCCGCAACGCGGGCGCGGACTGGCGCGACGAGGAGGTCGTCGTCGACTCCGCGGGCCCGAACACCCTGATCAGCAGCCGCAAACCGGACGACCTCCCGGCCTTCGACGCGGCCGTGGTCCGCCATTTCGCCGCGGCGTAG
- a CDS encoding carboxylate-amine ligase, which yields MSRDHAPASDTLAFDLPAFGAPAFGAPAFGATLGVEEEFLTVAPGTWAPVPAVADLLATIPPSVVAAELKPELLAAQVESATPVCGGLAELRVQLAQARTALAIAAAARGVAVASAGFAFVTPDDAPLDVAAGERYREIGELYRGIVPDYAACGCHVHVGVPDRDTAVAVTNHLRPWLATLLALSGNSPYSRGRDTGYASWRAVTQERFPGFGVPPWCADAAAYDRALARQGAFGTTVDPRMTFWSARPSEHVPTVEVRVADALATVDETVLQAGLVRALVVRARADIAAGREAPNPDPAVCEAAMWSAARYGLTGPGIDPFLERRVPARQLLRDLLDHADDALDDLGDRVEMRRLVGKVLSAGTGAQRQRSAAVSRGIHAAAELVLLHPDPSDSQGWLPRATPSPPENPLYTTTHFTPPRSRAR from the coding sequence ATGAGCCGTGACCACGCGCCGGCTTCCGACACCCTCGCGTTCGACCTGCCGGCCTTCGGGGCCCCGGCGTTCGGCGCACCCGCGTTCGGCGCGACGCTCGGCGTCGAGGAGGAGTTCCTGACCGTGGCCCCCGGCACGTGGGCTCCGGTTCCGGCGGTCGCCGACCTGCTCGCGACGATCCCGCCGAGCGTCGTCGCGGCGGAACTGAAGCCGGAGTTGCTCGCGGCGCAGGTGGAGTCGGCCACTCCGGTGTGCGGCGGCCTCGCCGAACTGCGTGTGCAACTCGCCCAGGCCAGAACCGCGTTGGCGATCGCCGCAGCCGCTCGCGGAGTCGCGGTGGCGTCCGCCGGGTTCGCGTTCGTCACGCCCGACGACGCTCCGCTCGACGTCGCGGCGGGCGAACGCTACCGGGAGATCGGCGAGTTGTACCGGGGGATCGTTCCCGACTACGCCGCGTGCGGGTGCCATGTCCACGTCGGCGTCCCCGACCGCGACACCGCGGTCGCGGTGACGAACCACCTCCGGCCCTGGCTCGCCACGTTGCTGGCGCTGTCCGGCAACTCCCCGTACTCCCGGGGCCGGGACACCGGGTACGCGAGCTGGCGTGCGGTGACGCAGGAGCGGTTCCCGGGCTTCGGGGTGCCGCCGTGGTGTGCGGACGCCGCGGCGTACGACCGGGCGCTCGCCCGGCAGGGGGCTTTCGGGACGACCGTGGACCCGCGCATGACGTTCTGGTCGGCACGGCCGTCCGAGCACGTGCCGACGGTCGAGGTGCGGGTGGCCGACGCGTTGGCCACCGTCGACGAGACGGTGTTGCAGGCGGGCCTGGTCCGGGCGCTGGTGGTGCGCGCCCGCGCGGACATCGCCGCCGGGCGCGAGGCGCCGAATCCCGATCCCGCGGTGTGCGAGGCGGCCATGTGGTCGGCGGCCCGCTACGGACTCACCGGCCCGGGGATCGACCCGTTCCTCGAACGCCGCGTCCCGGCACGGCAGTTGCTCCGCGATCTGCTCGACCACGCGGACGACGCCCTGGACGACCTGGGTGACCGCGTCGAAATGCGCCGCCTGGTGGGCAAGGTCCTGTCCGCCGGAACGGGCGCGCAACGCCAGCGCTCGGCGGCGGTGTCACGCGGCATCCACGCGGCGGCCGAACTGGTCCTCCTCCACCCCGACCCCTCCGACTCCCAGGGCTGGCTCCCCCGCGCGACCCCAAGCCCGCCGGAAAACCCCCTCTACACCACCACACACTTCACCCCGCCCCGATCCCGAGCCCGGTAG